One segment of Xiphias gladius isolate SHS-SW01 ecotype Sanya breed wild chromosome 1, ASM1685928v1, whole genome shotgun sequence DNA contains the following:
- the LOC120794221 gene encoding immunoglobulin-like domain-containing receptor 2 isoform X2 yields MGRRRKDGSAPRKTLMKFTCRIWKMFSTPSWWIFIVYLAGVLPPCCSGVHVFVRDEKRYAVLFQSMVLPCQYTSVSTQTPVVQWVYKSYCRDRTRDSFTFPDSLSGGVGGGGLTGGTGGAGGGYETGMTASYLDCSDSSRTVRTVASISGSSITLSEYYKNRDISIINKADLRIGEVKWGDSGVYICKVVISDDLEGQNEASVELLVLEWVFVAAVTLGSVLFLLLVGICWCQCCPHSCCCYVSCWCCPDTCCCPRHLYEAGKGIKTGTSTPQTPAYPPYFVSGVPTMVPIAPPSLVDKMSSVPPSNGSLLTAVPMHTVGVPYRVPSPQDQDSLRVLQYVEKQLAHFNPARSISHQSCSLSELSSLHEGETGFRQTYRNIQKKALPMIPDHDPQPEPQRYRDNRSPEPQRYRDEPPSTQRYRDDPNSEPRRCQDEPLPPRRYSDDPPSSSQSRRLGRNQQQNHSEEDSHNRWNPRSEHLQRKTFRTAERTGSLDELEEFASSYRQRGGRGAEKREEELGDYEMEFVEFSRYPSHRNGPPQHYHNDESELGSNGDHEDHPRRNRKKGHNLSPLPSPKKRRGTWDSDHPVPPPPRVTPPSTSSQDKDYDGTFLNSLLDRKAKLRGVSQGKSGARGEEDSDTPSKGSSKKSSGESSRHCSRSPSNRPEADSLTPYSDTERSRTDRPSPRLLPANTRSSQPPAHSMTSRREETRDKSRKVNTLLSRDSLIV; encoded by the exons ATGGGGCGACGGAGGAAGGACGGCTCCGCGCCTCGGAAAACTTTGATGAAATTCACCTGCAggatttggaaaatgttttcGACGCCGAGCTGGTGGATTTTTATCGTTTATCTGGCAG GTGTCCTCCCTCCCTGTTGCTCAGGGgttcatgtgtttgtgagagatgagaagaggTATGCTGTCCTGTTCCAGTCAATGGTTCTGCCATGTCAGTACACCAGTGTGTCCACCCAGACCCCTGTAGTGCAGTGGGTCTATAAGTCGTACTGTCGCGACCGCACGCGGGATTCCTTCACCTTCCCCGACAGCCTGAGTGGAGGCGTGGGAGGAGGTGGGCTGACAGGTGGAACAGGAGGAGCCGGCGGAGGGTACGAGACGGGGATGACGGCGAGCTACCTCGACTGCTCTGACAGCAGCCGGACGGTCCGAACTGTGGCCTCCATCTCTGGTTCCTCAATCACCCTGTCAGAGTACTACAAGAACAGAGACATCTCCATTATCAACA aGGCAGACCTGCGGATAGGAGAGGTAAAGTGGGGAGACAGTGGTGTTTACATCTGCAAAGTGGTTATATCTGATGATCTAGAGGGACAGAACGAGGCCTCTGTGGAGCTGCTAGTTCTGG AGTGGGTGTTTGTGGCGGCGGTGACGCTGGGCAGCGTGTTATTCCTGCTGTTGGTTGGGATTTGTTGGTGTCAGTGTTGTCCTCACTCATGCTGCTGCTACGTCAGCTGCTGGTGCTGCCCCGACACATGCTGCTGCCCCAGACACC tgTATGAGGCAGGTAAGGGTATAAAGACAGGCACCTCCACCCCTCAGACACCTGCCTACCCTCCATACTTTGTCTCTGGTGTCCCGACCATGGTCCCCATCGCTCCCCCCTCCCTAGTGGACAAGATGTCTTCTGTCCCCCCTTCAAATGGCAGCCTACTCACAGCAG TGCCGATGCATACTGTAGGTGTTCCCTACCGCGTACCTTCACCTCAGGATCAGGACTCTCTCAGGGTGCTTCAGTATGTAGAGAAACAACTGGCTCACTTCAACCCTGCCAGGTCCATCAGCCACCAGT CCTGTAGTCTTTCCGAACTGAGCTCTCTCCACGAGGGAGAAACTGGCTTCCGCCAAACATACCGAAACATCCAGAAGAAAGCTCTGCCCATGATCCCTGACCATGACCCTCAGCCTGAACCCCAGCGCTACCGTGACAACCGCAGCCCGGAGCCACAGCGTTACCGTGACGAACCCCCTTCAACCCAGCGCTATCGTGATGACCCCAACTCAGAGCCCCGGCGGTGCCAGGACGAGCCTCTTCCTCCGCGACGATACAGCGACGACCCTCCATCCTCCTCACAGTCACGCAGGCTTGGCCGTAATCAGCAGCAGAACCACAGCGAGGAGGACAGCCACAACAG GTGGAACCCTCGCTCAGAACATCTGCAGAGAAAGACGTTCCGTACTGCAGAACGCACTGGCTCACTGGACGAGCTGGAGGAGTTTGCTTCTTCCTACAGGCAGAGAGGAGGTAGaggagcagagaagagagaagaagaactcGGAGACTATGAGATGGAGTTTGTGGAGTTCAGTCGATATCCTTCCCACCGCAATGGTCCACCTCAGCATTACCACAATGATGAAAGTGAGCTTGGAAGCAACGGGGACCATGAAGATCATCCCAGGcgaaacaggaaaaaaggacACAACTTAAGCCCCCTTCCTTCACCCAAAAAGAGGAGGGGCACTTGGGATAGTGACcatcctgttcctcctcctcctagaGTCACTCCACCATCGACTTCCTCTCAAGACAAGGACTATGATGGCACGTTCCTGAACAGCCTGTTGGACCGTAAGGCTAAGTTGCGTGGGGTCAGCCAGGGAAAGAGTGGAGCCCGGGGCGAGGAAGATTCAGACACACCCTCAAAGGGCAGCTCGAAAAAGAGTAGCGGGGAATCTAGTCGGCACTGCAGCCGGTCGCCTAGTAACAGGCCAGAGGCTGATTCACTGACTCCTTATTCAGACACAGAGCGAAGCAGAACTGACAGGCCATCTCCACGGCTGCTCCCCGCAAACACTCGCTCCTCCCAACCTCCTGCCCATTCCATGACCAGTCGCAGAGAGGAAACCAGAGACAAATCTCGGAAAGTG AACACTCTTCTCAGCCGAGATTCCCTCATTGTCTGA
- the LOC120794221 gene encoding immunoglobulin-like domain-containing receptor 2 isoform X1 → MGRRRKDGSAPRKTLMKFTCRIWKMFSTPSWWIFIVYLAGVLPPCCSGVHVFVRDEKRYAVLFQSMVLPCQYTSVSTQTPVVQWVYKSYCRDRTRDSFTFPDSLSGGVGGGGLTGGTGGAGGGYETGMTASYLDCSDSSRTVRTVASISGSSITLSEYYKNRDISIINKADLRIGEVKWGDSGVYICKVVISDDLEGQNEASVELLVLGFSGVPEDLLPDFDLKIMPEWVFVAAVTLGSVLFLLLVGICWCQCCPHSCCCYVSCWCCPDTCCCPRHLYEAGKGIKTGTSTPQTPAYPPYFVSGVPTMVPIAPPSLVDKMSSVPPSNGSLLTAVPMHTVGVPYRVPSPQDQDSLRVLQYVEKQLAHFNPARSISHQSCSLSELSSLHEGETGFRQTYRNIQKKALPMIPDHDPQPEPQRYRDNRSPEPQRYRDEPPSTQRYRDDPNSEPRRCQDEPLPPRRYSDDPPSSSQSRRLGRNQQQNHSEEDSHNRWNPRSEHLQRKTFRTAERTGSLDELEEFASSYRQRGGRGAEKREEELGDYEMEFVEFSRYPSHRNGPPQHYHNDESELGSNGDHEDHPRRNRKKGHNLSPLPSPKKRRGTWDSDHPVPPPPRVTPPSTSSQDKDYDGTFLNSLLDRKAKLRGVSQGKSGARGEEDSDTPSKGSSKKSSGESSRHCSRSPSNRPEADSLTPYSDTERSRTDRPSPRLLPANTRSSQPPAHSMTSRREETRDKSRKVNTLLSRDSLIV, encoded by the exons ATGGGGCGACGGAGGAAGGACGGCTCCGCGCCTCGGAAAACTTTGATGAAATTCACCTGCAggatttggaaaatgttttcGACGCCGAGCTGGTGGATTTTTATCGTTTATCTGGCAG GTGTCCTCCCTCCCTGTTGCTCAGGGgttcatgtgtttgtgagagatgagaagaggTATGCTGTCCTGTTCCAGTCAATGGTTCTGCCATGTCAGTACACCAGTGTGTCCACCCAGACCCCTGTAGTGCAGTGGGTCTATAAGTCGTACTGTCGCGACCGCACGCGGGATTCCTTCACCTTCCCCGACAGCCTGAGTGGAGGCGTGGGAGGAGGTGGGCTGACAGGTGGAACAGGAGGAGCCGGCGGAGGGTACGAGACGGGGATGACGGCGAGCTACCTCGACTGCTCTGACAGCAGCCGGACGGTCCGAACTGTGGCCTCCATCTCTGGTTCCTCAATCACCCTGTCAGAGTACTACAAGAACAGAGACATCTCCATTATCAACA aGGCAGACCTGCGGATAGGAGAGGTAAAGTGGGGAGACAGTGGTGTTTACATCTGCAAAGTGGTTATATCTGATGATCTAGAGGGACAGAACGAGGCCTCTGTGGAGCTGCTAGTTCTGG gtTTCTCAGGTGTGCCTGAAGATCTGCTGCCAGACTTTGATTTGAAGATTATGCCAG AGTGGGTGTTTGTGGCGGCGGTGACGCTGGGCAGCGTGTTATTCCTGCTGTTGGTTGGGATTTGTTGGTGTCAGTGTTGTCCTCACTCATGCTGCTGCTACGTCAGCTGCTGGTGCTGCCCCGACACATGCTGCTGCCCCAGACACC tgTATGAGGCAGGTAAGGGTATAAAGACAGGCACCTCCACCCCTCAGACACCTGCCTACCCTCCATACTTTGTCTCTGGTGTCCCGACCATGGTCCCCATCGCTCCCCCCTCCCTAGTGGACAAGATGTCTTCTGTCCCCCCTTCAAATGGCAGCCTACTCACAGCAG TGCCGATGCATACTGTAGGTGTTCCCTACCGCGTACCTTCACCTCAGGATCAGGACTCTCTCAGGGTGCTTCAGTATGTAGAGAAACAACTGGCTCACTTCAACCCTGCCAGGTCCATCAGCCACCAGT CCTGTAGTCTTTCCGAACTGAGCTCTCTCCACGAGGGAGAAACTGGCTTCCGCCAAACATACCGAAACATCCAGAAGAAAGCTCTGCCCATGATCCCTGACCATGACCCTCAGCCTGAACCCCAGCGCTACCGTGACAACCGCAGCCCGGAGCCACAGCGTTACCGTGACGAACCCCCTTCAACCCAGCGCTATCGTGATGACCCCAACTCAGAGCCCCGGCGGTGCCAGGACGAGCCTCTTCCTCCGCGACGATACAGCGACGACCCTCCATCCTCCTCACAGTCACGCAGGCTTGGCCGTAATCAGCAGCAGAACCACAGCGAGGAGGACAGCCACAACAG GTGGAACCCTCGCTCAGAACATCTGCAGAGAAAGACGTTCCGTACTGCAGAACGCACTGGCTCACTGGACGAGCTGGAGGAGTTTGCTTCTTCCTACAGGCAGAGAGGAGGTAGaggagcagagaagagagaagaagaactcGGAGACTATGAGATGGAGTTTGTGGAGTTCAGTCGATATCCTTCCCACCGCAATGGTCCACCTCAGCATTACCACAATGATGAAAGTGAGCTTGGAAGCAACGGGGACCATGAAGATCATCCCAGGcgaaacaggaaaaaaggacACAACTTAAGCCCCCTTCCTTCACCCAAAAAGAGGAGGGGCACTTGGGATAGTGACcatcctgttcctcctcctcctagaGTCACTCCACCATCGACTTCCTCTCAAGACAAGGACTATGATGGCACGTTCCTGAACAGCCTGTTGGACCGTAAGGCTAAGTTGCGTGGGGTCAGCCAGGGAAAGAGTGGAGCCCGGGGCGAGGAAGATTCAGACACACCCTCAAAGGGCAGCTCGAAAAAGAGTAGCGGGGAATCTAGTCGGCACTGCAGCCGGTCGCCTAGTAACAGGCCAGAGGCTGATTCACTGACTCCTTATTCAGACACAGAGCGAAGCAGAACTGACAGGCCATCTCCACGGCTGCTCCCCGCAAACACTCGCTCCTCCCAACCTCCTGCCCATTCCATGACCAGTCGCAGAGAGGAAACCAGAGACAAATCTCGGAAAGTG AACACTCTTCTCAGCCGAGATTCCCTCATTGTCTGA
- the LOC120794221 gene encoding immunoglobulin-like domain-containing receptor 2 isoform X3, whose product MGRRRKDGSAPRKTLMKFTCRIWKMFSTPSWWIFIVYLAGVLPPCCSGVHVFVRDEKRYAVLFQSMVLPCQYTSVSTQTPVVQWVYKSYCRDRTRDSFTFPDSLSGGVGGGGLTGGTGGAGGGYETGMTASYLDCSDSSRTVRTVASISGSSITLSEYYKNRDISIINKADLRIGEVKWGDSGVYICKVVISDDLEGQNEASVELLVLGFSGVPEDLLPDFDLKIMPEWVFVAAVTLGSVLFLLLVGICWCQCCPHSCCCYVSCWCCPDTCCCPRHLYEAGKGIKTGTSTPQTPAYPPYFVSGVPTMVPIAPPSLVDKMSSVPPSNGSLLTAACSLSELSSLHEGETGFRQTYRNIQKKALPMIPDHDPQPEPQRYRDNRSPEPQRYRDEPPSTQRYRDDPNSEPRRCQDEPLPPRRYSDDPPSSSQSRRLGRNQQQNHSEEDSHNRWNPRSEHLQRKTFRTAERTGSLDELEEFASSYRQRGGRGAEKREEELGDYEMEFVEFSRYPSHRNGPPQHYHNDESELGSNGDHEDHPRRNRKKGHNLSPLPSPKKRRGTWDSDHPVPPPPRVTPPSTSSQDKDYDGTFLNSLLDRKAKLRGVSQGKSGARGEEDSDTPSKGSSKKSSGESSRHCSRSPSNRPEADSLTPYSDTERSRTDRPSPRLLPANTRSSQPPAHSMTSRREETRDKSRKVNTLLSRDSLIV is encoded by the exons ATGGGGCGACGGAGGAAGGACGGCTCCGCGCCTCGGAAAACTTTGATGAAATTCACCTGCAggatttggaaaatgttttcGACGCCGAGCTGGTGGATTTTTATCGTTTATCTGGCAG GTGTCCTCCCTCCCTGTTGCTCAGGGgttcatgtgtttgtgagagatgagaagaggTATGCTGTCCTGTTCCAGTCAATGGTTCTGCCATGTCAGTACACCAGTGTGTCCACCCAGACCCCTGTAGTGCAGTGGGTCTATAAGTCGTACTGTCGCGACCGCACGCGGGATTCCTTCACCTTCCCCGACAGCCTGAGTGGAGGCGTGGGAGGAGGTGGGCTGACAGGTGGAACAGGAGGAGCCGGCGGAGGGTACGAGACGGGGATGACGGCGAGCTACCTCGACTGCTCTGACAGCAGCCGGACGGTCCGAACTGTGGCCTCCATCTCTGGTTCCTCAATCACCCTGTCAGAGTACTACAAGAACAGAGACATCTCCATTATCAACA aGGCAGACCTGCGGATAGGAGAGGTAAAGTGGGGAGACAGTGGTGTTTACATCTGCAAAGTGGTTATATCTGATGATCTAGAGGGACAGAACGAGGCCTCTGTGGAGCTGCTAGTTCTGG gtTTCTCAGGTGTGCCTGAAGATCTGCTGCCAGACTTTGATTTGAAGATTATGCCAG AGTGGGTGTTTGTGGCGGCGGTGACGCTGGGCAGCGTGTTATTCCTGCTGTTGGTTGGGATTTGTTGGTGTCAGTGTTGTCCTCACTCATGCTGCTGCTACGTCAGCTGCTGGTGCTGCCCCGACACATGCTGCTGCCCCAGACACC tgTATGAGGCAGGTAAGGGTATAAAGACAGGCACCTCCACCCCTCAGACACCTGCCTACCCTCCATACTTTGTCTCTGGTGTCCCGACCATGGTCCCCATCGCTCCCCCCTCCCTAGTGGACAAGATGTCTTCTGTCCCCCCTTCAAATGGCAGCCTACTCACAGCAG CCTGTAGTCTTTCCGAACTGAGCTCTCTCCACGAGGGAGAAACTGGCTTCCGCCAAACATACCGAAACATCCAGAAGAAAGCTCTGCCCATGATCCCTGACCATGACCCTCAGCCTGAACCCCAGCGCTACCGTGACAACCGCAGCCCGGAGCCACAGCGTTACCGTGACGAACCCCCTTCAACCCAGCGCTATCGTGATGACCCCAACTCAGAGCCCCGGCGGTGCCAGGACGAGCCTCTTCCTCCGCGACGATACAGCGACGACCCTCCATCCTCCTCACAGTCACGCAGGCTTGGCCGTAATCAGCAGCAGAACCACAGCGAGGAGGACAGCCACAACAG GTGGAACCCTCGCTCAGAACATCTGCAGAGAAAGACGTTCCGTACTGCAGAACGCACTGGCTCACTGGACGAGCTGGAGGAGTTTGCTTCTTCCTACAGGCAGAGAGGAGGTAGaggagcagagaagagagaagaagaactcGGAGACTATGAGATGGAGTTTGTGGAGTTCAGTCGATATCCTTCCCACCGCAATGGTCCACCTCAGCATTACCACAATGATGAAAGTGAGCTTGGAAGCAACGGGGACCATGAAGATCATCCCAGGcgaaacaggaaaaaaggacACAACTTAAGCCCCCTTCCTTCACCCAAAAAGAGGAGGGGCACTTGGGATAGTGACcatcctgttcctcctcctcctagaGTCACTCCACCATCGACTTCCTCTCAAGACAAGGACTATGATGGCACGTTCCTGAACAGCCTGTTGGACCGTAAGGCTAAGTTGCGTGGGGTCAGCCAGGGAAAGAGTGGAGCCCGGGGCGAGGAAGATTCAGACACACCCTCAAAGGGCAGCTCGAAAAAGAGTAGCGGGGAATCTAGTCGGCACTGCAGCCGGTCGCCTAGTAACAGGCCAGAGGCTGATTCACTGACTCCTTATTCAGACACAGAGCGAAGCAGAACTGACAGGCCATCTCCACGGCTGCTCCCCGCAAACACTCGCTCCTCCCAACCTCCTGCCCATTCCATGACCAGTCGCAGAGAGGAAACCAGAGACAAATCTCGGAAAGTG AACACTCTTCTCAGCCGAGATTCCCTCATTGTCTGA
- the LOC120793957 gene encoding immunoglobulin-like domain-containing receptor 1, giving the protein MRRLPAAILLSSLLQVSVGIQVIVPIQQRSTALFASVILRCDYSTSANIQDVLVTWRFKSFCKDPVLEYYSTSYQSALQLGQDPANDCPDRQRTVRTVIQKRGSNEPTLGPEYRERRISIQNKADLVLNEVMWWDNGVYFCAVDAAGDTTGDSDKEIKLIVYHWLTVLFIVIGALLLIILFCICCCQCCPQRCCCYVRCPCCPQQCCCPEKVVMQHRMMKEAQRAMAPWLGGQPLYGPMSHASTQMNPLLYSGSVSGKSIPMKPMPLPPPQSSAYSMPPPSVPSNHTPANTNQMLDYLESQVRGMDMNSPMLQQPPPPHIQQIPPPSQHVPVTIPFSPGPPSMISALDDGPAERRVLTLAPIKEQQPGRIPPPAPMTRPLSSSESSRSGFGRRDERGGAGRRYPSPTRSRGVPRSYSEESLDGRSHSRARGGMDRPRSRSRDDLFDSRSRGNYSPPASRRPRRGSWSSDDEGSSRRGGGGGGGGGGRRGGGGWADHPPSYTEYEPGQKPGARRKERYSDKSSRSGTSVII; this is encoded by the exons ATGCGGAGACTACCTGCCGCGATCCTCCTGTCGTCTCTCCTACAAG TGTCGGTGGGCATCCAGGTGATTGTTCCCATACAGCAGCGCAGCACGGCTCTGTTTGCCTCGGTGATCCTCCGCTGTGACTACAGCACCTCTGCAAACATCCAAGATGTTCTGGTCACCTGGAGGTTCAAGTCCTTCTGCAAGGACCCGGTGCTGGAGTACTACTCCACGT CGTACCAGTCTGCACTACAGTTAGGACAGGACCCAGCGAATGACTGTCCAGATCGTCAGCGGACGGTGCGCACTGTGATCCAGAAGAGAGGAAGCAATGAGCCGACGCTGGGACCAGAATACCGCGAGCGCAGGATCAGTATACAAAACA agGCAGACCTGGTGCTCAATGAGGTGATGTGGTGGGACAATGGGGTGTACTTCTGCGCTGTGGACGCTGCCGGGGACACTACTGGAGACTCTGACAAAGAAATCAAACTCATCGTCTACc ACTGGTTGACGGTGCTGTTCATCGTCATTGGAGCCCTCCTTCTGATCATCCTCTTCTGTATCTGCTGCTGCCAGTGCTGTCCCCAGAGATGCTGCTGCTATGTGCGCTGCCCCTGCTGCCCGCAGCAATGCTGCTGTCCTGAAAAAG TGGTGATGCAGCATCGTATGATGAAGGAGGCTCAGAGAGCCATGGCCCCCTGGTTAGGGGGACAGCCGCTATATGGACCAATGAGCCACGCCTCTACCCAGATGAACCCGCTGCTCTACTCAG GATCCGTTTCAGGGAAGAGCATCCCTATGAAGCCAAtgcccctccctccccctcagTCTTCAGCTTACAGCATGCCCCCTCCCAGTGTCCCTAGCAACCACACCCCTGCCAACACCAATCAGATGCTTGATTACCTGGAGAGCCAGGTGAGGGGGATGGACATGAACAGTCCAATGCTACAG CAACCTCCACCCCCCCACATACAGCAGATCCCACCTCCTTCCCAACACGTGCCCGTCACCATCCCATTTTCCCCCGGCCCTCCCAGCATGATCTCTGCCCTTGATGATGGCCCGGCAGAGCGACGAGTCCTCACACTTGCACCAATAAAGGAGCAGCAGCCAGGCAGAATCCCACCCCCTGCCCCCATGACTCGCCCCCTGAGCTCCAGTGAGAGCAGCCGCAGTGGCTTCGGCCGTCGTGATGAGCGAGGTGGAGCGGGTAGGCGTTACCCCTCACCTACCAGATCTAGAGGTGTTCCCCGGAGCTACAGCGAGGAATCCCTGGACGGGCGTAGTCACAGCAGGGCACGGGGAGGCATGGACCGCCCCCGCTCCCGTTCAAGAGATGACCTGTTCGACAGCAGGTCCAGAGGAAACTACTCTCCGCCTGCCTCACGGCGCCCGAGACGAGGGTCCTGGAGCTCGGATGATgagggcagcagcaggagaggaggaggaggaggaggaggaggaggagggaggagaggaggtggaggctgGGCTGACCATCCTCCCAGCTACACCGAGTACGAGCCTGGACAGAAACCGGGAGCACGGAGGAAAGAACGCTACTCT GACAAGAGTTCTCGCAGTGGCACCAGTGTCATCATCTGA